The Pempheris klunzingeri isolate RE-2024b chromosome 1, fPemKlu1.hap1, whole genome shotgun sequence genome includes a region encoding these proteins:
- the aktip gene encoding AKT-interacting protein isoform X2: protein MNLNPFWSMSANTSRKRPDNEEQSGHGEQRASPARLPFGKKQLPPIPKNAAPITKPASTGAPAQSANGTHASYGPFYLEYSLLAEFTLVIKQKLPGIYVQPSYKSALMWFGVIFIRHGLYQDGVFKFTVYIPDNYPDGDCPKLVFDMPVFHPLVDPVSGELDVRRAFTKWRRNHNHIWQVLMYARTIFYKINTTEPLNPEAAVLYEKDVHLFKSKVVDSVKLCNSHLFDQPKIEDPYAISFSPWNPAVHEEAKERMFTYKRRPEDHHKGTHVSGLSWVKPGSTQPFSKDDSPPQS from the exons ATGAACCTAAACCCCTTCTGGAGCATGTCTGCCAACACAAGTCGTAAG AGACCTGACAACGAGGAACAGAGCGGGCACGGGGAGCAGAGAGCCAGCCCAGCCCGGCTGCCCTTTGGCAAAAAGCAGCTTCCACCCATTCCTAAGAATGCAGCCCCCATCACCAAGCCTGCATCGACGGGCGCCCCGGCCCAGTCAGCCAACGGCACACATGCCTCCTATGGCCCCTTCTACCTGGAGTACTCTCTTCTGGCTGAGTT CACACTGGTGATTAAGCAGAAACTCCCTGGAATTTATGTCCAGCCGTCCTACAAATCAGCACTAA TGTGGTTTGGGGTCATATTCATCAGACACGGCTTGTACCAGGATGGAGTCTTCAAATTCACCGTGTACATCCCAGATAACTATCCAGATGGAGATTGTCCT AAATTAGTCTTCGACATGCCCGTCTTCCACCCTCTCGTTGACCCGGTGTCTGGAGAGCTCGATGTCAGGAGAGCTTTCACCAAATGGAG ACGGAATCACAACCACATCTGGCAAGTCCTGATGTACGCACGCACGATTTTCTACAAGATCAACACCACGGAGCCCCTGAACCCTGAGGCCGCGGTGCT GTATGAGAAGGATGTTCATTTGTTCAAAAGCAAAGTGGTGGACAGTGTAAAACTATGCAACAGTCATCTTTTTGACCAGCCCAAGATAGAGGATCCCTACGCAATAAG CTTTTCTCCCTGGAACCCAGCTGTTCACGAGGAAGCAAAAGAGCGGATGTTCACGTACAAA AGACGGCCCGAGGATCACCACAAGGGGACGCATGTGTCGGGGTTGTCCTGGGTGAAGCCAGGATCGACGCAGCCCTTCAGCAAAGATGACAGCCCCCCCCAGAGCTGA
- the aktip gene encoding AKT-interacting protein isoform X1: MNLNPFWSMSANTSRKQRPDNEEQSGHGEQRASPARLPFGKKQLPPIPKNAAPITKPASTGAPAQSANGTHASYGPFYLEYSLLAEFTLVIKQKLPGIYVQPSYKSALMWFGVIFIRHGLYQDGVFKFTVYIPDNYPDGDCPKLVFDMPVFHPLVDPVSGELDVRRAFTKWRRNHNHIWQVLMYARTIFYKINTTEPLNPEAAVLYEKDVHLFKSKVVDSVKLCNSHLFDQPKIEDPYAISFSPWNPAVHEEAKERMFTYKRRPEDHHKGTHVSGLSWVKPGSTQPFSKDDSPPQS; encoded by the exons ATGAACCTAAACCCCTTCTGGAGCATGTCTGCCAACACAAGTCGTAAG CAGAGACCTGACAACGAGGAACAGAGCGGGCACGGGGAGCAGAGAGCCAGCCCAGCCCGGCTGCCCTTTGGCAAAAAGCAGCTTCCACCCATTCCTAAGAATGCAGCCCCCATCACCAAGCCTGCATCGACGGGCGCCCCGGCCCAGTCAGCCAACGGCACACATGCCTCCTATGGCCCCTTCTACCTGGAGTACTCTCTTCTGGCTGAGTT CACACTGGTGATTAAGCAGAAACTCCCTGGAATTTATGTCCAGCCGTCCTACAAATCAGCACTAA TGTGGTTTGGGGTCATATTCATCAGACACGGCTTGTACCAGGATGGAGTCTTCAAATTCACCGTGTACATCCCAGATAACTATCCAGATGGAGATTGTCCT AAATTAGTCTTCGACATGCCCGTCTTCCACCCTCTCGTTGACCCGGTGTCTGGAGAGCTCGATGTCAGGAGAGCTTTCACCAAATGGAG ACGGAATCACAACCACATCTGGCAAGTCCTGATGTACGCACGCACGATTTTCTACAAGATCAACACCACGGAGCCCCTGAACCCTGAGGCCGCGGTGCT GTATGAGAAGGATGTTCATTTGTTCAAAAGCAAAGTGGTGGACAGTGTAAAACTATGCAACAGTCATCTTTTTGACCAGCCCAAGATAGAGGATCCCTACGCAATAAG CTTTTCTCCCTGGAACCCAGCTGTTCACGAGGAAGCAAAAGAGCGGATGTTCACGTACAAA AGACGGCCCGAGGATCACCACAAGGGGACGCATGTGTCGGGGTTGTCCTGGGTGAAGCCAGGATCGACGCAGCCCTTCAGCAAAGATGACAGCCCCCCCCAGAGCTGA